The Armatimonadota bacterium genome includes the window TCCCTGCCGCATTTCGGACAGTGCGGCTTCCCAATCCTTGCAAAAAGAAGCCTAAGGTAGTCGTATATCTCTGTAACCGTCCCAACAGTCGAACGAGGATTTTTCGTCGTCGATTTTTGGTCGATGGAGACCGCTGGAGAAAGTCCCTCAATGTAATCAACGTCGGGCTTATCCGCTTGACCGAGGAACTGCCGAGCGTAAGCGCTCAACGACTCGACGTAACGCCTTTGGCCCTCAGCGTAAATCGTGTCGAAGGCAAGGGAAGACTTGCCCGACCCGGATACGCCCGTGATAACGACAAACCTATCCCGCGGAATCTCAACATCAATATTTTTCAGATTGTGTTCTCTTGCGCCGCGGATGATTATGCTGTCGGTCGCCATTTCTCGCTTTCCCGTAGTTTTGTGCGAACATTCATTCTACCAAAAATGCAGGCTCAGGTCAATGCGACGTGCCTTTTCCGCCCGCTGGCGACCCTTTCGATTCCATCTTCGCAGAGAATTGGCGGCTTACACCGCGCACCCCTGCCGCTTGCCAAAACCTCTTGTGAACCTGCGAAAGTGTCTAGGTTTCTTGCGATTTGCTTTACATTCTCTGACACTTAAAACGCCGGCCCGCCTTTCGAAGTTCGCCCGCCTGCCTACTCGCCCAATCCTGCCGCCACCAAAGCGGTGCAGTCCTCCCGCCCGATGTTCGCATCCCCCAACCCGCAGGTCAAGCAGGCGAAAAAGGTTCGTTAATTGGCACAGCAAAGCAAAAGGCGGGGGAACGTCCCCGCCCTTCGCTCTACCCTTGTTTGACAGCCTGACAACCGCCAAAGACTACGCAACCAAAAGGCCGCCAGCCGCGATTGTCGCCGGCGTGGACACATTACCAACGTCCGACGCCCTTGTGCCGCGGTACTGCACGACGTAAGTATAATCAGCCGCGGGCCCATTGATTATGTCAATGTAGGGCGAAGCGGTCTCAAAGGCGATGAGTGTGTACTCTTCCTCACCATTCTTTTTCCTATAGATATTGCATCCCCTAGCCCACGATGGCTTGCCGTTGTACTTCTCATTTGCCGGGGCAGTGCCAAAGTGAACCATAATCTTCCCCGGAACCGCTTCGAGGTAAATATCTGGAACTTCCTCGCCCGGCATTGCATTCGTTCGCGCATCATCCTTAACAGGAAGCCCAAGCGCCGCCCTTATTTCGTTCGTCATCGCCGGATGGTTGTTTATTCTTCTTACAAGAGGGCGCAGTATTTCAATACTATTCTTCCTTACCGCTTTCTTCGCCTCTGTGGCTTGCCTAGCGGCCGCCTGCCGTGTTACGTGCGTCGAGAGAGCACCGTCAAATATTATCTTCGCTTCATCAAGCGGCGTGAAGTCGCTCATTTGCAACCCGAAGTCTGCCAAATGCTCCTGAAGCACCGCCAGGAAGTTCGCAAGCCATGCAACGTACTGCGAGTCATTTCTCGGTACATAATCTGCCATTCTATTTTCCTCCTCAGATTTGTTTAATCATCAAGTGCCCCCTCCAGAAAGTTTGGCGGCTTCGCAGATATATTTCAATGCGGGTTGAAATTGCTTGCCAGCATTTCTTGCGTAATTCTACCTCCCTCCAACCTCTTCCCACCTTAGTACAAATCTTTTGTACTTTTGTGCAATCTTTTTGTACTTTTGTACAACATTTTTGTACTTCGGTACAACACTTTTGTACTTCGGTACAACACTTTTGTACCGCGGTACAACATTTTTGTACTTCGGTACAACACTTTTGTACTGCCGTACAATTCTTTTGCACAAGTCTTTTACAATCTTGCACGATGGTACATCAGGCTTGTACTGCAGTTGGATGACGCTGGAGAGAGTCCCAATTCTTTCCCCAAAAAGCAGGAGCAACTTCTAGCGCTTTCTCTGTTCAACCGCTGTCCCCATCTAAAAGTACGACAGCTGATGATTTAATCGAATTATCAGTTAAAAACTGCTGAATCTTTAGTAAACAAATAATATTTTATTAATAAACCTCTTATCTTTTCTGAATTGTCAGATTGCCCAGCTTGCCAAGAAGTTTGCAAGACAAAGGGACTAAATAGCAATCTGGCGTACAATTTTCGCAAACTGAATGAAGGATTAAGATGACCTGCGCAATAAGTTATCCAAAGGCTGTTCGAACATGCCTAATTCACAATGCTTGAAGCAAAGGAGAACCACATGGTAGGCGAACGCAAGATTAAGTGTGCAGTCGTGGGATACGGCGGCGCATTCAACATGGGAAAAGCTCATGCACAGTGGATGAACGATACGGGGCGGATGATAACCGTTGCCGCCTGCGACATCAACCCTGAAAGGATGGAAGCGGCAAAGAGAGACTTTCCCAACATCCAAACTTACACCGACATCGACGATATGCTCAAGAAGAGCGACGCCGAGCTTGTCGTCATCGTTACCCCGCACAACACCCATGCCGTTCTAGGGCTAAAGGCAATCGAGGCAGGAAAGCACGTCGTTTTGGAAAAGCCCATGTGCCTCACTGTAGAAGAGGCAACCAAAATGATAGAAGCCGCTAAAAAAGCTGGTGTAACGCTCACAACGTTTCACAACAGGAGGCACGACGGCGACTTCATGATGATTAAGGAAATCATCGAAAAGGGCTTAATTGGAGAAGTCTTCCACATCGAGGCTTTTATTGGCGGCTACAGTAAACCCGGGTCTTGGTGGAGAAGCGACAAGGAGATTTCGGGTGGATGCCTGTACGACTGGGGTGCGCACTTTGTGGACTGGATACTCAACCTCATCCCCGAAAAAATAGAGAATGTTACTGGCTTTTTCCACAAGCGCGTTTGGCATGATGTAACTAACGAAGACCAGACGCAGGCGATTATCAGGTTTAGGAACGGGGCGATGGCGGATTTGCAGGTCTCCAACATCGCGCGGCTTCCGAAGCCAAAGTTTCGCATTCTCGGCACAAAAGGTGCAATTATTGACGAATGGAAAGGAACGCTTAGGCTTTCGACGGAGATTGAGGGCATCCCGATTGACACAGAGGTGAAGTACAAAGAAAGCACTTGGCACGAGTATTACCCGAATCTTGCCGCTCATCTTCTCGACGGCGCGCCGCTGGAGGTAACGCCCGAATCTTCTCGCCGCGTTATCGCCGTCATTGAAACTGCGGAGAAATCGGCAAAAAGCGGGAAGGCTGAGCCTGTACCGTATGAGTAGGCAGTTCGCAGACCGCCAAACGATGAGCGAAGCTTGCCGAAGCAATTAGAAAAGCACTCTGAACTTCTGGGCAAACCAAACAAGCTAATCCATGGGGAGCACTGCGTTGTCGATGAGCCTTGTACTTCCGATGCGGACTGCGAGGAGGAGGACAACAGGCTTTGAGATTTCCACCACGGGCGCGAGGTTGTCGGGGTCGCGGACGGCAACATAGTCTATGCGCGCAAGAGGTTCTTTGCGGATGTATTCTTCAACCTCGTGCTCAAGCCGCTTTCCGTCTGTGAGCCCGTATTTGACAAGCTCATTTGCGTATTGGAGAGCCTTGTAGAGGACAACGGCGGCGCGGCGCTCCTCATTATTTAGGTACGTGTTCCTAGAAGACATCGCAAGGCCGTCTTCTTCGCGGATGATTGGCATGGGAACAATCTCAATGGGTAGATTGAGGTCGTTCACCATTTTCTTAACGACAAGAAGCTGTTGATAGTCTTTCAGCCCGAAGTAAGCACGGTCGGCAGGTAGGATGTTAAAGAGCTTGAGCACGACGGTTGCGACTCCTCTAAAGTGGCCTGGGCGGAACTCGCCCTCCAAAGTTTCGGTAATGCCTTCCACGTTTACAAAAGTGGCATAACCTTCGGGGTACATCTCCTCAACAGATGGGTTGAAGATTACATCAACCCCCACCTCTTCAGCCAGGCGGGCGTCGCGGTCGACATCGCGGGGGTATCGTGCGAAATCCTCGTTCGGGCCGAACTGGGCGGGGTTGACAAAGAGGCTAACAACTACGACATCGTTTTCCACCCTTGCGCGCCGCATGAGGGAAAGATGGCCCTCGTGGAAGTAGCCCATGGTGGGCACTAGGCCTATTTTCTTCCCTTCACGACGGGCGTTCGAAATGTATTCTCTTGCTTCGTTGATTGTGTGCAGAATCAACATTTTATCTTTAAACTTTTCCGACCTGCGGCGCTGATGATTCGGCAAGCGCCCCAGCCACTCCGCAGGCGGGTGCATTCTTTCTGCCTACGAGCTGTGCTCAGGGCCTGGGAATTTACCCGACTTCACTTCCTCGATGTACGTTTTGAATGCATTCATAACGGTTTCGAAAAGGTGGACATATTCCTTGACATGCTTAAACTTGACGCCGTACAAGCCGAGCATATCGTAGGAGACCAGCACTTGGCCGTCGCAGTGCGGACCCGCGCCGATGCCAATAGTGGGAACCGAAAGCGCCTCTGTTATTTGCTTTGCCAGCTCGCGGGGCACCTTTTCCAAGACAATTGCAAAAACGCCGGCGTCTTGTAGAGCAATGGCGTCCCTCATAATCTTCTCTGCCTCCTCTTCTGTACGGCCGTGCACCCGCGGACCGCCGAATACAGCGGCCGACATCGGAAGCATGCCAAGGTGTCCCATCACGGGAATCCCCGCGTCAACAATTTTCTTAACGGCATCAATCACGTTCTGCCCACCGCCTTCGAGCTTCACGGCAAGAGTAAGAGCCTCGGTAGCGGGTCTGCCAGCCTCCAAGGGCGGTGTGATGGCGCCCGCCTCTTTTGCAAATCGGGCCGCATTCCGAAGAGCTTCGTCCGGGCCCAGTTGGAAGCTCATAAACGGCATATCAGCGACAACCATCGCACGTCTAACTCCTCGGACGACTGCTTTGACGTGGTGGAGCATGTCATCCATAGTTACAGGGAGCGTTGTCTCGTAGCCCAACACGACTTGACCCAAGGAATCCCCGACGAGAATTACATCCACCCCTGCGGCATCCATTAGCTTTGCCATGGAGAAATCGTACGCGGTGAGGCATGTAATTTTCTCCCCCGCGCGCTTCATTTTTATTAAGGTTTGCGTAGTTACCGTGGACCCGTTCATTTTTACTCCTTGTTATCGCAGTTTCATCGTGCGCTTTCCGAAGGCTTGCGCCTATTCTTCAATCGGCTTCGCTAGCGGCTTAAGGCATTCCGCATGCTCACCTGGCGGCTCCTACCAGCCGGGACGGAATGTGTCCCCAATTCCCCAGCCAATCAAGATGGCAGGAAACGCCAGGTTGCCTCCAAACATCAAGACCTGGCTTCTGCCAACTGAATACATTATAGCCGCAATCGCCACCAAAATAAAAGTGGCGGCGAAAGCCCGCGCAACACTCTTCGAAATGCTTTCTTGAAAGGAGCCAAACAAAATATAAATAAATGCCGCAAGGTAGAAATTGAAGAAGTTAATAAGAACCAAAAGGAGCCCAATCGGATAATTCATCGGGCGGCTTCCGCCAACGTAGATGGATTGGAATACCAATTCGTCGTCAATGCGGCCAACCCAGTCATTTAGGGCGAGAAGAAAGCCAAATATCACTCCATTAATCAGCAAGACCGCGATAAGCATGGTGTTCCACTTGCCAATAAAAGGCAGATACTGCGCCAGCACTTGCAGTGGGGGTTCGGCGGAGATAGACAGCAGGATGAATAAGATGCCAGCAATCGAAACGCCGATTAGATTCAGCCCTATTCTGAAGGCGACTTGCTGTTCGATTGACTTAACGCCGCTAACGCCGGGCTTCCTAGTGCGGGCAAGTTTCCTCAAGAGCGCCTCGGCTTCCGCATTTCGGGGATCGAGTTGGAGGACCATGGTATACATTGCGATAGCCTCATCAATGCGTCCCTGCATGCGGTAAATGTTTGCCAACATGAGGTGAGCTCGGATGTGCCGCCTGTCAATTGAGATAATTTGCCTGCAAATGTTGGCGGCGGTGCGAAACTGGGCGGTAGCGAATGCACGTTCTGCTTCCATGAAGAGCCGAGTAATATCCGAGGATTCGGCATAAGTTTTGCCGTGCTGTTGAGCCCCGTGAGGGGGCGGCGGCTCTCTGCGGGGAGGCACGCGCATCATTTCGGCATCGAGCTGTGCGTCGTAGATAATGCGCCTATCCGGATTGCTGAGCGTTTGATAAGCTTCGGTGATTTCGATGAAAGCGGCCTTCGCCGCCGCTTTGTCTTTCGCAACGTCGGGATGGTACTGGCGGACGAGGTAACGGTAGCGGCGCTTGATTTGTTCGGGCGTCGCCGACCTTGGCACTCCTAGGATTTCGTAGTAATTTCGCTTGCCATGCATAAGAAATCGCTAGTGTTTGAGTATATTTGAATAGTAGCTTGAGTAGAAATTGACCACAATTTTTCCAATATAAGCGGCAACTCCTAGAAACAAGAGCACACTGCCGACAACGGTCAACTGGACGACGGCAACTTGTGCGTCGCTTTCCACATATTCTGCCACCTTCTCGAGCATCGAGTCCACCCTCCCGCTTTGCTCGCCGGTCCTGAGCATTTCCAGCGCGGTGGGAGGTATAACGTACGTGCGCTCAAGCGATTCGAAGAGCGTCCTGCCCTGTCTTAGATTGGGAACCGCCTTATTAAGTTTGGAAGTCAGATAATAATTTCCGGCGGCTTTCGAAGCATGTTCGACGGCTTGCGCCGCTGGTACGCCCGCGGCATAAAGCGCGGCGAGGGCGCGGTAAAATCTTGCGAGAGCCAACATTCTCACAACGGACCCCACCCTAGGAATGGTGAGCTTAAGCACATCAATCATGTACCTAAAGGACACAATTTGGGTGAGGATTCTAGAAGCCACCCAAAGGGCTAGCAAGACGATGATAATCGGGACAAGCAAGTTCAGGCACGATTTAATATATTCCCTAAGGCTTCCAAGAATGAGGATAAGAATGTTGGGAATGAAGATAAGCGCAACAACAAGAATCTTCGGGTAGAAAGTAGCGATGCTGAGCTTTCGACGAACGTTCACCTCGCGCTCCATATATTCGGCGATTCTTTCGAGGATTTTGTCGAGGTTTCCGCTTTCTTCAGCGGCGCGCAGGAGGCTTATATGAAGCTCAGGAAAAACCCACGGATAGCGTGAGAAAGAATCGCTAAGCTTGCCGCCAGATTGGATGAGCGGGAGGACCTCGCGCGCAATTTTTCTTAACACCCAGCTCCCGCCTTGTTTCTGAAGCATGCTAATCGCCTGGACAATCGTCATGCCAGAGTTCACCATTGCGGCGAATTGGCGATAAAACACAGCAAGCTGAATAGGAGACGCACTGGCGAAAATTGGATTAACAAACAATCGAACAAAGAGCGCAAGGGGACTCAAGCCTGCCGCCCTAGGTTCGCTTTCTTTCTGGATATTGAGTATAAAGTAGCCCATTTCACGCAGGCGAGTCGAGGCTTCGCGTTCGTCGTTCGCATCCATAAAGCCGTCAATCGTTTTGCCAGCTTTATCTTTGACTTTGTACTTAAATAATGTCATGGCTCTTCCTCATTATTTGAACAGCCAATCCACCCAGTCAAACATATTGCTATATGTTTGGCTGACAACGCATGCCGAGACGATCCCAAATACAATTAGATTGAAAAGAATGCAAACGTGCAAGCCAGCCCATTTCACCGCGTTCGCGGCCGCCACCGCCGCTTCCTCATAGTGGACAACGACTTTCTCGAGCATATCTACAATTTGCCCAGTTTGTTCACCCATTATCAAGATGCGCTGATGTTTGTCAGTTAAGTAACCAGTTGCGGCGAGGGCTTCGCTTAGCTTCATGCCAGACCGAAGAACGCTGACCTGCTTGCGCAAATCAGATGCGATGACTTCATTCTCGGCGGCCGCGGATGCCGCTTCCCATGCGGTAATGGGGAGAATGCCTGCCTTCAGGAGACGCCAAAGTATCCGCGTGAATCCAGCGATTGAGCGGAGCTTACTTGCGTGGCCGGCGATTGGCACCATTAAAAGCAGGGAGTGTCTAACACGTCTCAGGCCAGGGCGGCGGAGAATAAACAATATACCATAATAGCCGAGAATGATGACCAGCATTATTGGGAGCATGCGCATCCACGTGAAATGCCACCACTTAGCGATTCCCTCGAATACGTTTGTCACCCCTGGGGAGAATATCATTGGGGGAAGCAGGGCAAAAAGAATCAACCCAAAAGCATTTAACCAGCCAAGCCAGCAACCTATTTTGAAATAAAAGTTTACCGCTTTGTTAGCAATCTCATAATCATTAGCAATGTCGCCTACTACGATTGGCAGGAAGCCGCCAAGTTCGCCGGCTGCTACTACGCCGATGACATGTGGTGGGAACGCCTTGGGAAACCCTTCCATTGCTTGGCTAAGCTTTTCGCCGGATTGGACGCGGCTCGCCATTCGCTGAGCAATGAAACGAACGCTTTTCTTCGGGGTTTGATTAGCGATTCTAATAAGAGCTTCGTGAACGCTAACGCCAGCAACTAGAAAAGAAGCTAGACCTCTAAAAAAAACCGCCATCTCAGATGGTGGCGCCGTTGTCCGCCGCCTAGGAAAAGAAGCCAAACTAGCTCTTTGAACCTGCTGAGGCGGTTGCGCCTGCTGGCCTGGCGGTTGGACTATCAGCCTAACTTGAAAGCCCTGAGTGCTCAGACGATGCCGGACCTCTGCTTCGGAAGAGGCATTCATTACACCTCTTAGAATCTTCCCCGACTTATCTGCAACCTCATATCTAAACAGCGGCATCAACGGACCTCCGAAAGCTTGCGCACGCTTTGATTCTTCAACTCCTTGAGGACGTCGTTTGGAGTGCGTCCGTCGGGCAACGCAAGGTCGGGTGCAATTTCCGCAAGCGGCGCCATTACGAACGCCCGCTCAGTCATGCGCGGGTGTGGTATAACAAGCTCGTCCGTGTTCACTCTGACATTATTATATAAAAGAATATCGATGTCTATTATTCTTGGTCCCCATTTGAAATTGCGTACTCTCCCCATCTCCCGCTCAATTTTCAATACGACGTCGAGCAGTTCCTTTGGCGACAGGTCTGTTTCAATGGCGGCGACAGCATTCACGAAGTCTGGCTGGTCTCGAAAGCCGACGGGTGCAGTTAGGTAAAAGGAGGAGACGGCGCGAACTTTCACCTCAGGCTGTGATTCGAGTTTGTTGAGAGCCATACGGATGTTGGCCTCTCTATCGCCAAGGTTCGACCCGAGTCCAAGGAAAACGGTCGCCAAGATTTCCGCTCCTCTCGACTAATCAACAGCAAGATGATATAGTATATCTACTTTCGCGGCAGATAAAAGTATTATAGCGAACAGCAAGTCTAGATGTCCACGAAAAAGAAAGAGCAGGCGGAATCTGCGAAATAATTAATGAAAAGGATAATCATCGGCACAGCTGGACACGTAGACCACGGAAAAACCACGCTCATCAAGGCGCTAACGGGCATAGACACTGACCGCCTCAAAGAAGAGAAAGAGCGCGGGATGACGATTGACCTTGGATTCGCGATGCTCAATCTCCCAAATGGCTTGCGAGTTGGCATCGTTGACGTTCCTGGGCACGAGCGGTTCATCAAGAACATGCTTGCGGGCGCTGGCGGAGTTGACGTTGCGCTCATGGTAATCGCCGCAAATGAATCCGTTATGCCGCAGACCATGGAACACCTCGATATTCTCCGCCTTCTTGATGTGAAGCACGGCGTAATTGCGCTCACAAAGGTTGACCTTGTCGAGCCTGAGTTCCTCGAAATTGTAAAGGAAGACATCTGCAGTCGGCTGGCGAACACTTTTCTCGAAGACGCTCAGATTATACCTGTCTCTGTGATGACCAATGTTGGAATCCCCGAACTTCTTTCAGCGCTGGAGGACGTTTGCAGTCGTGTGCCGCAACGGGATTCCCTTGGTCCGTTTCGCGTGCCTATTGACCGCGTTTTCACAGTAACAGGGTTCGGCACGGTCGTCACGGGGACGCTTGTATCGGGCACGGTTAGGACAGGCGATGCCGCTGAAATTCTCCCAAAGGGAATTAACACAAGGATTCGCGGCATCCAGGTTCACGGACAAAAAGTGGAGGCGGCAGAAGCAGGAAGCAGGGTTGCGCTGAATCTCGCTGGGGTTGAACTTCCGGACATCGAGCGCGGCGACGTTTGCGCGACCCCTGGGATTTTAAAGGCTTCCAAGTTGCTTGACCTAAAGCTGACTCTCCTAAAGAACATCCCAAAGCCGCTTGCAAATAGAGCGCGCGTGAGGTTTCATATTGGAACGGCGGAAGTAATTGGGAGGATTGTTCTTCTTGACCGCGATGAGGTCGGGGCAGGCGAAGAAGCATTCGCCCAGTTTAGAGCGGAGACTCCTGTAGTAGCAATGAAAAATGACCGCTTTGTAATCCGCACTTATTCACCAATGCTTACAATCGGCGGAGGAATTATCATTGAATCGTCAGCACGAAGGCACAAACGCTTTGACGAGTCAGTTATTGCACTGCTTGAAGAAACCAGCTCCGGTACACCATTTGCGACGATTGAGCAAATTCTCAAGCGTGCCGACGCTGGAATAACCCCTGCAGAAATAATTAAGAGTTCTGAACTTACATCTCTAGACATTCAGGAACTGCTAGAAAAACTGAAAGCCGCTGGTCATGTCATTGAGCTTGAAAGCGGACGCCTATTTCATGCCTCGGTCATTGCCTCATATGCCGATAAGATTTACAAATCGCTTGTTGATTACCATTCTCGCCACGCGCTTAAACTAGGAATGCAAAAGGAAGAGCTCCGAAGAACCGCATGTAAACTTCTTGACAACAAAACATTTACGGCTCTTCTCACCAAACTCATGAACGAAGGGAAAATAAATATGTCGGAGGCACTAATCTCGCTGCCCGACTATTCGCCAAAGCTCAACTCCAAACAGCAGGCGGCTTGTGAATTCATTATTTCAGAACTACGGCGCACAGGTTTGAACGCTCCCTCAGACGATGAACTTCTTCAAGGAACTGGACTGCCGATTGTGGAAGCAAAGGAGATAATGGAACTGCTCGTACACCGGGGTGAGGTCATAAAGATTACCGATGGGCTTTACCTTCATCCGTCGGTTGTTAGCCAAGCAGAAAAGCTTATTCGCGAATACCTTGAGAAGAATGGCAAGCTGACTGTTGCCCAAGCGCGTGATATCCTTGGCTCATCGCGGAAGTATATTATTCCGTTAATGGAATACTTTGACAAAAAGCGCATTACGCGCCGCCTTGGCGACGAGAGGATACTTTTAAAGGAAGCGTAGATTCGAATTCTTTCAATTCTTTCTCGGTCTTTGGCGGCTTGATTTTGCCTTCAATAATCGCCTGTTTGAGCTCCTCAATCATATCCATCGTGCCAGGCGGAAGAACTTGTTTTGTATACTTCATTGGGCTCAGGCCGACTCCACCCTCTTTTAACCCCAGGATACGATCGCCTGGCTTAAAAGTATGCATGACAACTGACTTGCAAGTTGAGTAAACAGCATTATCCACGCGCTTCATCATGCTCGTGAGTACTCTTCCTGGCGCAATATAATCCTGGTCTGCATCTACACCAATTGCAAAAAAGCCCTGCCCCTTTAGCTTTGCTGCCTCAATTACACCAAGGCCACAAGACCCAGAAGCATGAAAAACAATATCTGCACCCCTACCGAACTGCGAAAGTGCAAGCTCCTTGCCGCGTGCGGGATCATCCCACCTTCCCGTGTAAGCTGTAAAGACCTTTATGCCCGGGTGCGTAGCCATTGCGCCAGCTTTGTAGCCACACTCAAAGCGCTTTATTAGCGGTACTTCCATTCCACCCACGAACCCAATTTTTCCCGTCTTCGTAACCATTCCTGCCAATGCCCCAGCCAGAAAACAGCCTTCCTCTTCGCGAAACTTGAGCGCTACTGCATTTGAGGTATTAGGTGCATTTCCATCGATGATTGCGAACTTAGTTTTAGGGAATTTTGGCGCAACTTGGGCAAGAGCATCCTCCATTAGGAATCCAACTGCAAAGATTATGTCATACCCTTGTTCTGCGAACTTCCGAAGGTTTGGTGCATAATCAGCTTGTTCCTTTGATTCCAGAAACTTTATTTCTATTCCAAAATCTTTTCCAGCTCTTTGAAGACCTTCCCAAGCCATTGCATTGAATGACATATCGCCAATGCCGCCAACATCAGTAACCACTGCGGCCTTTAGTTTGCCTTCCGAGGGAGCTTGTTTGGGTTTTGAACAACCGGAAACACAAAATAAGAAGAAGAGCAAAATTAGAAGAGGTATAGTGAAAATAGTCCAACGACTCATATATCACCCCGCAAGCCGAATATCCAAATAGAATATTCGACTCGCATCGAGGGCAAACCTTCACTATCCTTTGTGCAGTGATTCGCCATCTGCATCTAAAGCGGCTTCTTTAACAACTTCCGAGAGGGTTGGATGAGCATGAACCGCGCGCCCGATTACGTCAATCGTTGCCTCTGCTTCCATTCCGATTACTACTTCGTGGATTAAATCGGTTGCATGAGGGCCAATCATGTGGCAACCAAGAACCTCACCATATTTAGCATCCGTGATAAACTTGACGAATCCAGTTGTTTCACCTAGCCCCAAAGCTTTTCCGTTCGCTCGGAAGTAAAACTTGCCAACGCGGTAGTTAATCTCTGCGCGCTTGGCTTGGTCTTCAGTCATTCCTACCCCTGCGACTTCAGGATTGGTGTAGACTGCGGAGGGCACCGTGTTGTATTTCATCTTGCTTGACCTGCCCATTATGTTCTCAGCGGCAACGATGCCCTCTTCCGACGCCTTATGTGCAAGCATCATTCCACCAACTGCATCGCCAATCGCATAAATTCGCGGGATGTTGGTCTGCATGCGCTCATCCACTTTAATCCCCTTCTGGTCGAAGGCAACGCCGACCTCCTCCAACCCAAGGTTCTCCGTGATAGGTCGGCGTCCGACTGCTACCAGTAGTTTATCGGCAATAATCTGTTGCTGAGATTCCGAAGAAACAACAGTAGCGAGAACCTGGTTATCCCTTTCCTCTACCTGTGAAACGCGAGAATCGGTAAGGATTCGAATGCCTATCTTTTCTAGGGACTTTCTAAGCTCCTCTGCAACCTCAGAGTCACCACCAGGGAGAATTTGAGGCATCAGCTCTACAATCGTAACCTCCGAGCCGAATTTGCGGAACATATAACCCCATTCAAGGCCTATTGCACCACCGCCAATGATGAGGAGGCTACCAGGAAGTTCGGTAGCCGCAAGGGCGTCATCGCTATCCCAAATGTTCTTGCCTTGCAGACCAGGAATTGGAAGCTGAACAGGCTCAGAGCCGGTTGCGATAATAATACTTTGCCCAGCGATTTTTTCTTTTTTGCCGTCTTCGAATGTTACCTCAACGGTAGTGCGAGAAGCGAGGCGCGCAGTTCCTTTTACCACACGAATGCTATGCTTTTTCATTAGGAAATGCAAGCCAGAAACCA containing:
- the folK gene encoding 2-amino-4-hydroxy-6-hydroxymethyldihydropteridine diphosphokinase, yielding MATVFLGLGSNLGDREANIRMALNKLESQPEVKVRAVSSFYLTAPVGFRDQPDFVNAVAAIETDLSPKELLDVVLKIEREMGRVRNFKWGPRIIDIDILLYNNVRVNTDELVIPHPRMTERAFVMAPLAEIAPDLALPDGRTPNDVLKELKNQSVRKLSEVR
- a CDS encoding BMP family ABC transporter substrate-binding protein, which encodes MSRWTIFTIPLLILLFFLFCVSGCSKPKQAPSEGKLKAAVVTDVGGIGDMSFNAMAWEGLQRAGKDFGIEIKFLESKEQADYAPNLRKFAEQGYDIIFAVGFLMEDALAQVAPKFPKTKFAIIDGNAPNTSNAVALKFREEEGCFLAGALAGMVTKTGKIGFVGGMEVPLIKRFECGYKAGAMATHPGIKVFTAYTGRWDDPARGKELALSQFGRGADIVFHASGSCGLGVIEAAKLKGQGFFAIGVDADQDYIAPGRVLTSMMKRVDNAVYSTCKSVVMHTFKPGDRILGLKEGGVGLSPMKYTKQVLPPGTMDMIEELKQAIIEGKIKPPKTEKELKEFESTLPLKVSSRRQGGA
- the selB gene encoding selenocysteine-specific translation elongation factor, with the protein product MKRIIIGTAGHVDHGKTTLIKALTGIDTDRLKEEKERGMTIDLGFAMLNLPNGLRVGIVDVPGHERFIKNMLAGAGGVDVALMVIAANESVMPQTMEHLDILRLLDVKHGVIALTKVDLVEPEFLEIVKEDICSRLANTFLEDAQIIPVSVMTNVGIPELLSALEDVCSRVPQRDSLGPFRVPIDRVFTVTGFGTVVTGTLVSGTVRTGDAAEILPKGINTRIRGIQVHGQKVEAAEAGSRVALNLAGVELPDIERGDVCATPGILKASKLLDLKLTLLKNIPKPLANRARVRFHIGTAEVIGRIVLLDRDEVGAGEEAFAQFRAETPVVAMKNDRFVIRTYSPMLTIGGGIIIESSARRHKRFDESVIALLEETSSGTPFATIEQILKRADAGITPAEIIKSSELTSLDIQELLEKLKAAGHVIELESGRLFHASVIASYADKIYKSLVDYHSRHALKLGMQKEELRRTACKLLDNKTFTALLTKLMNEGKINMSEALISLPDYSPKLNSKQQAACEFIISELRRTGLNAPSDDELLQGTGLPIVEAKEIMELLVHRGEVIKITDGLYLHPSVVSQAEKLIREYLEKNGKLTVAQARDILGSSRKYIIPLMEYFDKKRITRRLGDERILLKEA
- the lpdA gene encoding dihydrolipoyl dehydrogenase is translated as MEDLEKYTTSIKGISAAGIVREPASAVFASFLPQLDMETKNSEHLIQQVEEMMNQPFPVSADVVIIGGGPGGYVAAIRAAQLGGKVVLIEKNELGGVCLNKGCIPTKAMLSSANAYDLALRGGSEFGFTVNTVSLDYKKVVERREKVVKQLVSGLHFLMKKHSIRVVKGTARLASRTTVEVTFEDGKKEKIAGQSIIIATGSEPVQLPIPGLQGKNIWDSDDALAATELPGSLLIIGGGAIGLEWGYMFRKFGSEVTIVELMPQILPGGDSEVAEELRKSLEKIGIRILTDSRVSQVEERDNQVLATVVSSESQQQIIADKLLVAVGRRPITENLGLEEVGVAFDQKGIKVDERMQTNIPRIYAIGDAVGGMMLAHKASEEGIVAAENIMGRSSKMKYNTVPSAVYTNPEVAGVGMTEDQAKRAEINYRVGKFYFRANGKALGLGETTGFVKFITDAKYGEVLGCHMIGPHATDLIHEVVIGMEAEATIDVIGRAVHAHPTLSEVVKEAALDADGESLHKG